The Streptococcus sp. 29896 genome includes a region encoding these proteins:
- the sufD gene encoding Fe-S cluster assembly protein SufD: MTKEKIQEFSALQAEPTWLTDLRLKAFDKIAELDLPVIERVKFHRWNLGDGSLATNDEIGAVPDFTAIGDNPMLVQVGSQTVLEQLPADLVEKGVVFTDFASAMDIIPDVLEKYIGAAVAYDEHKLAAYNTAYFNATAVLYVPDNVEIDQPVEALFYQYSTSPVAFNKRVLIIAGKNAKLNYLERFESLGDGAAATSANIVVEVIALAGSQIKFAAIDRLGKHLDTYLNRRGYLGNDATIDWAIGLLNEGNVVADLDSELKGNGSHANLKVVGLSSGRQVQGVDTRVTNYGHNSVGHILQHGVILESGTLTFNGIGHIVRGAKGADAQQESRVLMLSDKARSDANPILLIDENEVTAGHAASIGQVDPEDMYYLMSRGLDRATAERLVVRGFLGAVITEIPVKEVRDQLIAVIEEKLTKR; the protein is encoded by the coding sequence ATGACCAAAGAAAAAATTCAAGAATTTTCAGCCTTGCAGGCAGAACCAACTTGGTTGACTGACCTGCGTCTTAAGGCTTTTGACAAAATAGCAGAGCTGGACTTGCCAGTTATTGAGCGGGTCAAGTTTCACCGCTGGAATTTAGGTGACGGAAGTCTAGCCACAAATGATGAAATCGGGGCTGTTCCAGATTTTACAGCTATCGGTGACAATCCTATGTTGGTACAGGTTGGTAGCCAAACTGTTTTAGAGCAGTTGCCAGCTGACCTAGTAGAAAAAGGTGTGGTCTTTACAGACTTTGCTTCAGCCATGGACATCATTCCAGATGTGCTTGAAAAATACATCGGCGCTGCCGTAGCCTACGACGAGCACAAATTAGCGGCTTACAACACAGCTTATTTTAACGCAACAGCTGTCCTCTACGTACCAGATAATGTTGAAATCGACCAGCCAGTTGAGGCCCTTTTCTACCAATACAGCACTAGTCCGGTTGCCTTTAATAAACGTGTCCTCATCATCGCAGGAAAAAATGCCAAGCTTAATTACCTGGAGCGTTTTGAAAGTCTAGGTGACGGAGCGGCAGCGACTTCAGCCAATATTGTTGTAGAAGTAATTGCTCTTGCTGGTAGCCAAATCAAGTTTGCGGCCATTGACCGCCTTGGTAAGCATTTGGATACCTACCTCAATCGTCGTGGCTATCTCGGAAACGATGCAACGATTGACTGGGCCATTGGTCTGCTCAACGAAGGAAATGTTGTTGCCGATTTGGACAGCGAATTAAAAGGAAACGGCAGTCATGCCAATCTCAAAGTTGTCGGACTGTCATCAGGTCGTCAGGTACAAGGTGTGGATACGCGCGTGACCAACTATGGTCATAATTCGGTCGGACACATCCTGCAACATGGGGTTATCTTAGAAAGCGGAACCTTGACCTTCAATGGTATCGGACACATTGTTCGTGGTGCCAAAGGTGCGGATGCCCAGCAAGAAAGCCGTGTCCTCATGCTGTCTGACAAGGCTCGCTCCGATGCCAACCCAATTCTCCTTATTGATGAGAATGAGGTTACAGCTGGACACGCAGCCTCAATCGGTCAGGTGGATCCAGAAGACATGTACTACCTCATGAGTCGTGGTCTGGACCGAGCAACTGCTGAACGCTTGGTTGTTCGCGGTTTCCTTGGCGCAGTCATTACCGAAATTCCTGTCAAGGAAGTTCGTGACCAACTGATTGCCGTGATTGAAGAAAAACTAACAAAGAGATAA
- the sufC gene encoding Fe-S cluster assembly ATPase SufC, with protein MSVLEIKDLHVEIEGKEILKGVNLTLKTGEIAAIMGPNGTGKSTLSAAIMGNPSYEVTQGEILFDGVNILELEVDERARMGLFLAMQYPSEIPGITNAEFLRAAMNAGKEDEDKISVRDFITKLDEKMELLNMKEEMAERYLNEGFSGGEKKRNEILQLLMLEPTFALLDEIDSGLDIDALKVVSKGINAMRGEGFGAMIITHYQRLLNYITPDVVHVMMEGRVVLSGGPELAHRLEKEGYVQVAAELGIDYKEDDI; from the coding sequence ATGTCAGTATTAGAAATCAAAGACCTTCATGTGGAAATTGAAGGCAAAGAAATCTTGAAGGGTGTGAATTTGACCCTTAAAACAGGTGAAATTGCAGCCATCATGGGACCGAACGGAACAGGGAAATCCACCCTTTCAGCAGCCATCATGGGCAATCCAAGTTATGAAGTGACCCAAGGTGAGATTCTGTTTGACGGTGTCAATATTTTAGAATTAGAAGTCGATGAACGTGCCCGCATGGGACTCTTCTTGGCTATGCAATACCCGTCAGAAATTCCAGGCATCACCAATGCGGAATTTCTTCGTGCTGCTATGAATGCTGGTAAGGAAGATGAAGACAAGATTTCTGTCCGTGATTTCATCACCAAGTTGGATGAAAAAATGGAACTCCTCAACATGAAAGAGGAAATGGCAGAACGTTACCTCAACGAAGGTTTCTCAGGTGGTGAGAAAAAACGCAATGAGATTTTGCAACTGCTCATGTTGGAGCCAACCTTTGCCCTTCTTGATGAGATTGACTCAGGTTTGGACATCGATGCGCTTAAAGTCGTGTCAAAAGGAATCAATGCTATGCGTGGTGAAGGCTTCGGTGCCATGATTATCACCCACTACCAACGCTTGCTCAACTACATCACACCAGACGTTGTCCATGTCATGATGGAAGGCCGTGTTGTGCTTTCAGGCGGACCAGAATTGGCGCATCGCTTGGAAAAAGAAGGATATGTCCAAGTTGCAGCTGAGCTTGGCATCGACTACAAAGAAGATGACATTTAA
- a CDS encoding glycosyltransferase family 4 protein has translation MVPFALKYILVLIGTLVGSLILTPLVRLLSFKIGAVDQPNARRINKVPMPSAGGLAVFLSFAIACYFFLPKIVFPLPHLGDFRDYIIPLLLAGGLVVVVGLIDDIFELAPLPKLLGIIVAASSIWFYTDFHFDQFKIPFGGPVLHFEPWLSFCLTVLWIIAITNAVNLLDGLDGLVSGVSIISLSTMGIVSYFFLYDSNIFLTVTVFVLVAAIAGFLPYNYNPAVIYLGDTGALFIGFMIGVLSLQGLKNSTAVAVVTPMIILGVPITDTVVAIIRRKLSGQKIYEADRMHLHHRLLSLGLSHRGTVLVIYAISFVFALISLLLNVSSRLGGTLLMIALLLGVLILCELIGIFGENRTLLLNFLRLLGNKDYRQERIADCKEKRCLRKHRAKERK, from the coding sequence ATGGTTCCATTCGCTCTTAAGTACATTTTAGTACTGATTGGAACGCTGGTAGGCTCCTTAATTTTGACGCCCTTGGTACGTTTGCTATCTTTTAAAATCGGGGCGGTCGATCAGCCGAATGCCAGACGAATCAATAAGGTTCCCATGCCCTCGGCAGGTGGTTTAGCAGTCTTTTTATCCTTTGCGATTGCTTGCTATTTCTTCTTGCCTAAGATTGTTTTTCCGCTGCCTCATTTAGGAGATTTTAGGGATTATATCATCCCTCTTCTATTGGCGGGTGGACTGGTAGTGGTGGTTGGCTTAATCGACGATATCTTTGAGTTGGCTCCTTTGCCAAAACTACTTGGCATCATTGTGGCAGCATCGTCCATTTGGTTCTATACAGATTTTCATTTTGATCAATTCAAGATTCCCTTTGGAGGACCAGTCCTTCATTTTGAACCATGGCTCTCCTTCTGTTTGACAGTTTTGTGGATTATAGCTATTACCAATGCCGTTAACCTGCTTGATGGCTTGGATGGCTTGGTATCAGGGGTGTCGATTATTTCTCTATCCACTATGGGAATTGTATCCTATTTCTTTCTGTATGATAGCAATATCTTTTTGACCGTCACCGTTTTTGTTTTGGTAGCGGCTATTGCGGGATTTTTGCCCTATAATTACAATCCTGCAGTAATCTATCTGGGAGATACGGGGGCCTTGTTCATTGGATTTATGATCGGTGTTCTATCTCTTCAAGGGTTGAAAAATTCGACGGCAGTTGCAGTCGTGACCCCTATGATTATTTTAGGTGTTCCTATTACGGATACGGTTGTAGCCATTATCCGGCGTAAATTATCTGGTCAAAAAATCTACGAAGCTGATCGGATGCACTTGCACCATCGACTTTTATCACTTGGTCTTAGTCACCGAGGGACTGTTTTGGTGATTTATGCTATTTCCTTTGTTTTTGCCCTAATCTCGCTCCTGCTCAATGTTTCAAGCAGGTTAGGTGGTACCCTGCTGATGATTGCTCTTTTGTTGGGTGTGTTGATTTTATGCGAATTGATTGGGATTTTTGGAGAAAATCGGACACTGCTCTTGAATTTCCTACGATTATTGGGAAATAAAGATTACCGACAGGAACGCATAGCGGATTGTAAGGAAAAGCGTTGCCTTCGTAAGCATCGAGCCAAGGAAAGAAAATAA
- the mecA gene encoding adaptor protein MecA, producing the protein MKVKQISDSTLKITILLDDLEERGMEIADFLIPQEKTEDFFYTVLDELDLPNHFKESGMLSFRVTPKPDRVDIFVTKSEIDQQLDFEDLADLSNLDDVSKLSPEQLFKTFEDSLRSKSAADSAAVNFLEEVDNLDAEEEEEDRRYIYYILEFDDFQQLHQFSQTVDFDIEESELYKMDGRYYMTVLIHVEHKVRNYPEYVLARMLEHSRDSNLTRAVLQEHGYLLLPQAALATVRKV; encoded by the coding sequence ATGAAAGTCAAGCAAATAAGTGATTCGACCTTAAAAATCACCATTTTATTAGACGATTTAGAAGAAAGAGGGATGGAGATTGCTGATTTTCTGATTCCTCAAGAAAAAACAGAAGACTTTTTCTACACTGTCTTGGATGAATTGGATCTGCCAAATCATTTCAAGGAAAGTGGGATGCTTAGTTTTCGAGTAACGCCAAAACCTGATCGTGTGGATATTTTTGTCACCAAGTCAGAAATTGACCAGCAGTTAGATTTTGAAGACCTGGCAGATTTGTCCAACTTGGATGATGTGTCCAAGCTTTCTCCAGAACAGTTATTTAAGACTTTTGAAGATTCCTTGCGTAGTAAGAGTGCAGCGGACAGTGCAGCAGTGAATTTTTTGGAAGAAGTGGATAACTTGGATGCTGAAGAAGAGGAAGAGGATCGTCGGTACATCTATTACATCCTTGAATTTGATGATTTCCAACAACTGCATCAATTCAGTCAAACAGTTGATTTTGACATCGAGGAGTCTGAACTCTACAAAATGGATGGTCGCTACTACATGACAGTTTTGATTCATGTGGAGCATAAGGTTAGAAACTACCCAGAGTATGTCTTGGCGCGAATGCTGGAACATAGTAGGGATTCCAACTTGACCCGTGCTGTCCTTCAAGAGCATGGGTATCTCTTGTTGCCTCAGGCGGCCTTGGCCACTGTGAGAAAGGTCTGA
- a CDS encoding undecaprenyl-diphosphate phosphatase, with the protein MKKRMGFDILIEIIKAIFFGIVEGITEWLPISSTGHLILVQEFVQFSKVSDDFTSMFNVVIQLGAILAVMVLYFDKLNPFQAGKSAKEIRLTWQLWAKVIIAAMPAAVLGFLFDDWLDLHLYNFVVVALMLIAYGVAFLYVEKWNQSREPQVTSLARLPYKTALYIGLFQVLALIPGTSRSGATILGGILLGTSRQVATEFTFFLGIPIMFGASLLKVVKLLAKGISVTGAQWFLLLVSMVTAFGVSLLAIRFLTDYVKRHDFTIFGKYRIGLGTLLLLYYLFTLIF; encoded by the coding sequence ATGAAAAAAAGAATGGGGTTTGACATCTTGATTGAAATAATAAAAGCGATTTTCTTTGGTATTGTAGAAGGGATTACAGAATGGCTACCCATCTCTTCGACTGGCCATTTGATTTTAGTGCAAGAATTTGTCCAGTTTTCAAAGGTCAGTGATGATTTCACTTCGATGTTTAATGTTGTGATTCAGTTGGGAGCAATTTTGGCTGTGATGGTTCTGTATTTTGATAAATTGAATCCTTTCCAAGCTGGTAAATCAGCTAAGGAGATTCGTTTGACTTGGCAGCTTTGGGCGAAGGTTATCATCGCAGCAATGCCAGCAGCGGTTTTGGGTTTTCTTTTTGATGATTGGTTGGACTTGCATCTCTACAACTTTGTAGTTGTTGCCTTGATGTTGATTGCCTACGGGGTTGCATTCCTTTATGTTGAAAAATGGAACCAATCGCGTGAGCCGCAGGTTACTTCCTTGGCACGTCTACCTTATAAAACGGCTCTCTATATTGGATTGTTCCAAGTTCTTGCCTTGATTCCAGGAACCAGCCGTTCTGGAGCTACAATTTTAGGAGGAATTTTATTAGGGACCAGCCGTCAGGTTGCAACAGAATTTACCTTCTTTTTGGGAATCCCGATTATGTTCGGTGCTAGCTTGCTGAAGGTGGTCAAGTTGTTGGCGAAAGGGATCTCTGTGACGGGGGCTCAATGGTTCTTGTTGCTCGTTTCTATGGTGACAGCTTTTGGGGTTTCTCTTTTAGCCATCCGCTTTTTGACGGATTATGTCAAACGCCATGACTTCACGATTTTTGGAAAGTACCGTATCGGATTGGGGACGCTCTTACTCCTCTATTATCTCTTTACATTGATCTTTTAA